The following proteins come from a genomic window of Paenibacillus sp. CAA11:
- the acpP gene encoding acyl carrier protein codes for MSDVLERVKRIVVDRLGADEAEVTLEASFKDDLGADSLDVVELVMELEDEFDLEISDEDAEKITTVGEVVNYIQSHT; via the coding sequence ATGTCCGATGTATTGGAGCGTGTAAAACGCATCGTAGTAGACCGCTTGGGCGCTGATGAAGCTGAAGTCACACTGGAGGCTTCATTCAAAGACGACCTAGGGGCTGATTCCCTCGACGTTGTTGAATTGGTCATGGAATTGGAAGACGAATTCGATCTGGAAATTTCAGATGAAGATGCAGAGAAGATTACGACCGTAGGTGAAGTTGTGAATTACATACAATCACATACCTAA
- the fabG gene encoding 3-oxoacyl-[acyl-carrier-protein] reductase — protein MSKPLSGKSALVTGASRGIGRSIALALAEAGANVAVNYAGNEEAAAKVVAEIEALGAKAFAIKAHVGDLKQFDAMVAGVVEAWGSIDVLVNNAGITRDNLIMRMKEEDFDQVIETNLKGVFNGIKAVTRPMMKQRSGRIINISSVVGVLGNAGQANYVAAKAGVIGLTKSSARELASRQITVNCVAPGFIETDMTNELPEDLRAKMLEDIPLSRLGQPEEVAKVVLFLASEDASYMTGQTLHVDGGMYM, from the coding sequence ATGAGCAAACCTCTTTCTGGAAAATCTGCTCTTGTTACTGGCGCTTCACGGGGCATTGGGCGCAGCATTGCGCTGGCTTTGGCCGAGGCAGGTGCCAATGTGGCCGTGAATTATGCGGGTAACGAGGAGGCTGCAGCCAAGGTAGTTGCCGAGATCGAAGCTCTAGGTGCTAAGGCGTTTGCCATCAAGGCGCATGTTGGCGACTTGAAGCAATTTGATGCCATGGTAGCTGGAGTTGTAGAGGCTTGGGGCAGTATTGACGTCCTGGTGAATAATGCAGGGATTACAAGAGACAATTTAATTATGCGAATGAAGGAAGAGGATTTCGACCAGGTTATTGAGACGAACCTGAAGGGTGTCTTCAATGGCATTAAAGCTGTAACTCGTCCGATGATGAAACAGCGTTCTGGCCGGATTATCAATATTTCTTCCGTGGTTGGCGTTCTTGGCAATGCTGGACAGGCCAATTATGTGGCAGCCAAGGCGGGTGTAATCGGACTGACAAAATCTTCGGCCCGGGAACTTGCTTCCCGGCAGATCACCGTGAACTGTGTCGCTCCGGGCTTTATTGAGACGGATATGACAAATGAGCTTCCGGAGGATTTGCGTGCTAAGATGTTGGAGGATATTCCGCTATCACGTCTAGGTCAGCCGGAGGAAGTTGCCAAGGTCGTGCTGTTCCTGGCCTCTGAAGATGCCAGCTACATGACGGGTCAAACCCTGCATGTAGACGGCGGGATGTACATGTAA
- the fabD gene encoding ACP S-malonyltransferase has protein sequence MGKIAFIFPGQGSQAVGMGKDVYEAVPSARETFEGANRVLGFALTDLIFEGPEGDLKQTANTQPALLTTSYALYQALAAQGVQPDYVAGHSLGEYSALTAAGVLSFEEAVSVVRARGEFMEQAVPGGQGAMAAVLGGDRKALAALCAEITASGQLVELANINCPGQIVISGSKEGVDTAAQRIKEIGAKRAILLEVSGPFHSSLMKGAAEKLQEKLGQVQFRNADIPVIANVTARETQSAEEISQLLTLQVYSPVLWDDSVRSLISLGVDTFVEIGPGAVLTGLVKKIDKSVRTLNVNGLESLQQVVEELKA, from the coding sequence ATGGGTAAGATTGCATTTATATTTCCGGGACAAGGGTCTCAAGCTGTGGGGATGGGCAAGGATGTTTATGAAGCGGTCCCTTCAGCAAGAGAGACTTTCGAAGGCGCAAACCGGGTCCTTGGATTTGCATTAACAGATTTAATCTTCGAAGGCCCGGAAGGTGATCTCAAGCAGACCGCCAACACGCAGCCGGCTCTATTAACCACAAGTTATGCTTTGTATCAGGCACTGGCAGCCCAAGGCGTGCAGCCTGATTATGTAGCAGGACACAGCTTGGGAGAATATTCGGCATTAACAGCCGCAGGCGTACTGAGCTTTGAAGAGGCTGTCTCGGTTGTGCGGGCACGTGGTGAGTTTATGGAACAGGCTGTCCCAGGCGGGCAAGGCGCTATGGCGGCCGTGCTCGGAGGCGACCGTAAGGCACTGGCAGCGCTTTGTGCTGAAATTACGGCTTCCGGTCAGCTCGTCGAGCTGGCTAATATCAACTGTCCCGGACAAATTGTCATTTCTGGCAGCAAGGAAGGCGTGGATACGGCGGCACAGCGCATTAAGGAAATTGGTGCCAAGCGTGCGATTCTGCTTGAAGTGAGCGGACCTTTCCACTCCTCACTGATGAAGGGAGCTGCAGAGAAACTCCAAGAGAAGCTGGGACAAGTACAGTTCCGTAATGCGGATATTCCCGTAATTGCGAATGTTACAGCTCGTGAAACCCAGAGCGCTGAAGAAATTTCTCAGCTGCTCACTCTGCAGGTCTATTCCCCTGTTCTCTGGGACGATAGTGTTAGAAGCTTGATCTCGCTCGGGGTAGATACTTTCGTGGAAATCGGGCCTGGAGCTGTTCTCACAGGGCTGGTGAAGAAGATCGACAAGAGCGTTCGTACCTTGAATGTAAACGGCTTGGAGAGCTTGCAGCAGGTAGTAGAAGAGCTCAAGGCTTAG